The Bacteroidota bacterium genome segment GTATGGTAAGCTGAATGTGCCCCATACGCTCGCGTCTAACTTTCTTTTCGGTAACTTCAACACCGCAGCGATCGCATACGATGCCTTTATAACGTATCCTTTTGTACTTCCCGCAATGGCATTCCCAGTCCTTAACAGGACCAAAAATACGTTCGCAGAACAAACCGTCCCTTTCGGGTTTATATGTTCTGTAGTTGATGGTCTCGGGTTTCAGTACTTCACCGCTCGAACGCTCGAGAATTACTTCGGGTGAAGCAAGGCTTATTGTTATCTTAGAAAAATTACCTTTTGTTGTGGTGTCTTTTCTGAAAGCCATAATGTTTATTGATTATGCTGAATTATTTTTTTGAAGAGTACCGGCAGCAATAAACTGCTGCCGGTCTCCCATTAATTCTCAAAACTATTCTTCGAATGTAACATTCAGACCAAGTCCCTTGAGTTCATGTACAAGTACATTGAACGATTCGGGGATACCCGGTGTTGGCATATTCTCGCCTTTAACCAGCGATTCATAAGCTTTTGCCCTGCCTGTAACATCGTCAGATTTTACGGTAAGGATTTCCTGCAAAATGTTGGCAGCACCAAATGCTTCAAGTGCCCAGACCTCCATTTCACCGAAACGCTGTCCGCCGAACTGAGCTTTACCACCCAAAGGCTGCTGCGTAATGAGCGAGTACGGTCCAATGGAACGGGCATGCATCTTGTCATCAACAAGGTGATGCAGTTTCAGCATATAAATCACACCAACAGTTGCGGGCTGGTCAAAACGTGTGCCGGTACCACCATCATACAGGTAAACGCGTCCGTTCTCCGGAAGCCCTGCCTGTACTAAGTAAGAGTTGATTTCTTCGATAGTTGCGCCGTCGAAGATAGGCGACACGAATGTCATTCCAAGTTTTTTGCCTGCCCAGCCAAGAACCGTTTCGTAAATCTGTCCGAGGTTCATACGTGAAGGTACGCCCAGAGGATTCAGTACGATGTCAACCGGAGTTCCGTCTTCGAGGAAAGGCATGTCTTCTTCCCTTACAATACGGGCAACAATACCTTTGTTACCGTGACGACCGGCCATTTTATCACCAACTTTGAGCTTACGCTTTTTGGCAACATATACTTTGGCCAGTTTCACAATACCCGAAGGCAGGTCATCACCCACAGTTTCGATAAAACGATTCCTGTTGTAGATTCCCAGATGTTCGCGGAATTTGATATTATAGTTATGGAGCAGCATTTTGATAAGTTCGTTCTTATCTTTATCTGTAGTCCACTTGTTAGGATTGACACTTGTATAATCAAGACCCAGTAAAAGTTTTGAAGTGAATTTTGCTTTTTTGGAAATCACTTCTTCTTTCAGGTTGTTGTATACGCCCTGTGATGTTTTACCGTCAACCAGCGACATCAGTTTCTCGACCAGTTTAATTTTCAGGTCGGAAATATTTTTCTGATATTCGTCCTCAATCGTTTTCAGGTTATCTTTTTCCTTGGTTTTGGATTTTTTATCCCTGATTACTCTTGAGAAAAGTTTGGTACTTACAACCACGCCTTTCATGGAAGGAGGTGCTTTCAAAGATGCATCTTTTACATCACCGGCTTTGTCGCCGAAAATGGCACGCAGCAGTTTTTCTTCCGGAGTAGGATCGGTTTCACCTTTCGGTGTAATCTTCCCGATAAGGATATCGCCTTCGTTCACTTCAGCACCTACCCTGATAACACCGTTTTCGTCGAGGTCTTTGGTGGCTTCGGCGCTAACATTGGGAATATCATTGGTAAGCTCTTCCATTCCGCGTTTGGTTTCCCTGACTTCAAGAATGAATTCTTCAATATGGAGTGAAGTAAAAACGTCGTCGCGTGCAACACGCTCCGAAATTACGATAGCATCCTCAAAGTTGTATCCTTTCCAGGGCATGAAAGCCACGGTAAGGTTTATACCAAGAGCAAGCTCGCCGTTTCTGGTTGCATAACCTTCTGAAAGAACATCACCTTTCTTCACTTTCTGTCCCTTGCGCACGATGGGTTTCAGATTGATGCAGGTATTCTGGTTTGTACGTATAAATTTTGATAAAGCGTACGTACGAACATCGGGCTCGAAACTGACAATACGGTCAGTATCGGTGCGTTCGTATTCAATAATTATCTGACGGGCATCTACATATTTTACTACGCCATTGCCTTCGGCATTGATAAGCACGCGTGAATCCCTTGCAACTTTGGCTTCAAGACCTGTTTGTACAATGGGAACTTCGGGGTTCATCAAGGGGACGGCCTGCCTCATCATGTTCGATCCCATGAGTGCACGGTTAGCGTCATCATGCTCCAAAAATGGAATAAGTGATGCAGCAATTGATGCAATCTGGTTCGGTGCAATATCTATTAAGTCGACCTTTTCGGGTTCAATAATAGGATAATCGGCAAGGTACCTGGCTTTCATTTTCGCCTCGAGGATGGTTCCATCTTTGGCAATTTCAGTACTTGCCTGTGCAATAATTTTATCTTCTTCTTCTTCCGCAGTAAGGTAAACAGGAGCATCGTTCAGTTTCACTTTGCCTTTTTCCATTTTCAGGTAAGGCGTTTCAATGAATCCGAGCTTATTGATTTTCGCGTATACGCAGAGTGAAGATATAAGACCGATATTCGGTCCTTCAGGAGTTTCGATGGTACACAGACGGCCATAATGGGTAAAGTGAACGTCACGTACTTCAAAACCGGCTCTCTCGCGCGACAGACCACCGGGTCCGAGTGCAGAAACCCTGCGTTTGTGAGTAATCTCAGATAATGGATTTGTTTGATCCATGAACTGTGATAACTGGTTGGTGCCAAAAAATGTATTGATAACAGATGATAATGTTTTAGCGTTGATAAGATCGGCAGGAGCAAAAACTTCGTTATCGCGGACATTCATACGTTCGCGGATGGTACGGGCCATACGGGCCAGACCAACACCAAACTGTGCGTACAGTTGTTCGCCAACAGTACGTACACGACGGTTGCTCAAATGGTCGATATCATCAACTTCAGCTTTTGAATTCTGAAGTTCAACCAGATATTTTATAATATGGATGATGTCTTCTTTGGTAAGTACTCTGACGTCCATACTGGTGTCAAAGTTCAGTTTCTTGTTGATTCTGTAACGACCAACATCACCAAGGTCATAACGTTTATCCGAGAAGAACAGTTTCTCGATGATACCGCGAGCGGTTTCTTCATCGGGAGGCTCGGCGTTACGCAGCAGACGATAAATAAATTCAACGGCTTCCTTTTCCGAGTTGGCAGCATCTTTCTGAAGTGTATTGAAGATGATGGCATAATCGTTGGCGTTCACGCTTTCGTTATGCACAAGTATCGTCTTTACACCTGAGTCAATGATTGTATCAATGTGGCTGTTCTCAATCTCGGTTTCGCGATCAATAAGCACTTCGGTACGTTCAATGGAAACAACTTCACCGGTATCTTCATCAACAAAATCTTCAATCCATGCACGTACAACCCTTGCAGCTAGTTTGCGGCCCACGAGTTTTTTCAGGGCAGCTTTATTCACCTTAATTTCATCAGCAAGGTTGAATATTTCAAGGATGTCTTTATCACTCTCGTAACCAATGGCACGAAGGAGTGTTGTGACAGGTAATTTCTTTTTGCGGTCGATGTAAGCGTACATCACATTATTGATGTCGGTCGCAAATTCGATCCACGATCCTTTGAAGGGGATAATACGGGCTGAGAAGAGTACCTGCCCGTTGGCATGGCGGCTCTGCCCGAAAAATACACCGGGTGAGCGGTGCAACTGGCTTACCACAACTCTTTCGGCACCGTTGATCACAAAGGTACCTTTGGGAGTCATATACGGTATCATACCCAGATATACATCCTGGATAATGGTTTCGAAATCTTCGTGGTCGGGGTCAGTACAATAAAGTTTGAGTTTCGCTTTCAGCGGAACATTGTACGTGAGCCCTCTTTCAAGGCATTCGTCAATGTTGTAGCGCGGAGGATCAATGAAATAATCAATGAACTCGAGAACGAAATTATTTCGTGCATCCGAAATGGGAAAGTTTTCTGCGAATACTTTGAACAATCCTTCGCTTGCGCGATTTTCGGGAGTGGTTTCCAATTGAAAAAAATCCTGGAAGGATTTCAGCTGGATATCTAGAAAATCGGGACACTCTACCTGTATGTGGGTGGATGCAAAACTTATTCTGTCGGTCTTAATTGAAGCCAAGGTCGTAAGGTTTTTTGGTTACAGAAAAAAATAAAAAAATGAAAAGAACTATGAATATAAACGGGAATAAGACTTCAGGCTCGCGCCTGAAGTCTATGCCCGGTTATTGTATTTCCAAACTTTCTTACTTAATCTCAACCTCTGCACCGGCCTCCTCTAATTGTGATTTCAATGCATTTGCTTCATCTTTGGCAACGCCTTCTTTGATAGCTTTGGGAGCTGCATCAACCAGTTCTTTTGCTTCTTTCAAACCTAAGCTTGTGAGTTCTTTAACCAGTTTCACAACGGCCAATTTAGCCTGACCAGCGTTTTTCAGTATTACGTCGAATTTTGATTGCTCTTCAACAACGGGGCCATCAGCACCAGCAGCGGGAGCAGCAATTGCTACAGCAGCTGCAGCGGGCTCGATTCCATACTCGTCTTTCAACACTTTTGCCAATTCGTTGACTTCTTTAACAGTTAAATTCACCAACTGTTCTGCTAAAGTTTTAATGTCTGCCATTTTCGTTATGTTTTAATTGATTGATAAAAAGATTTCTGTTTATTAAAATGATTTGATTATTCCGGACGTTCAGACAGGGTCTTAACAAGTCCTGAAATGGTATGACCTCCTGACTGTAATGCACCCATAACATTGTTAAGGGGTGATTGCAGCAGACCGATAATTTCTCCGAGAAGTTCGTTTTTGGTTTTCAGACTGATAAGTGCATCTAACTGGTCGTGACCAATAAAGATTGACTCGTCAATCAGGGCACCTTTAAGAACCGGCTTTGTAACACCTTTTTTCCTGAAATCTTTAATAAGTTTTGCAGGTTCATTCGGCGATTCGCAAAGCATGATTGCTGTAGGGCCATTCAGAATATCGAACAGAGGCTCGTACGGCTTTTCCGTATGTTCCATAGCTTTGCGCAGAAGGGTGTTTTTAACAACCCTGAGCTGTACATCACGTTTAAAACAAAGTCTCCTGAGTTCGTTGGTCTTCTCAACGTTCAATTCGGATATATCAGTAATATAGAGGTTTTTATTGGCTTTAAGTACTTCCGCCAACTCTTCAATTACCTGATTCTTTTCTTCTTTTTTCATAAAAAATAAGGTTCAAAATTTACCTGTGACTGAAAAACATTACGCCATCGATTTCGGGTCGATCTGAATGCCCAGACTCATGGTACTTGACATGAAGATACTCCTCACGTATGTTCCCTTGGCCGATGCGGGTTTCAGTTTAAGGATAGTTTGCATAAGTTCGCGTGAATTTTCAGCGAGCTTATCAGCATCAAAGGATGCTTTACCTACCGAAGCGTGGATGATGCCATATTTATCAACTTTAAAGTCGATCTTTCCGGCTTTTACTTCTTTAACAGCCTTGCCTACTTCCATGGTAACCGTTCCGGTTTTTGGGTTGGGCATCAGACCGCGTGGTCCGAGTATCCTACCTAATGCACCTACTTTCGGCATCACGTTCGGCATGGTTATGATGACATCTACATCTGTCCAGCCTTCTTTTATTTTGGCAATGTAATCATCAAGGCCATAAAAATCAGCACCTGCGTTTTTCGCTTCTTCTTCCTTTTCCGGTGTACAGAGAACAAGTACT includes the following:
- the rpoB gene encoding DNA-directed RNA polymerase subunit beta encodes the protein MASIKTDRISFASTHIQVECPDFLDIQLKSFQDFFQLETTPENRASEGLFKVFAENFPISDARNNFVLEFIDYFIDPPRYNIDECLERGLTYNVPLKAKLKLYCTDPDHEDFETIIQDVYLGMIPYMTPKGTFVINGAERVVVSQLHRSPGVFFGQSRHANGQVLFSARIIPFKGSWIEFATDINNVMYAYIDRKKKLPVTTLLRAIGYESDKDILEIFNLADEIKVNKAALKKLVGRKLAARVVRAWIEDFVDEDTGEVVSIERTEVLIDRETEIENSHIDTIIDSGVKTILVHNESVNANDYAIIFNTLQKDAANSEKEAVEFIYRLLRNAEPPDEETARGIIEKLFFSDKRYDLGDVGRYRINKKLNFDTSMDVRVLTKEDIIHIIKYLVELQNSKAEVDDIDHLSNRRVRTVGEQLYAQFGVGLARMARTIRERMNVRDNEVFAPADLINAKTLSSVINTFFGTNQLSQFMDQTNPLSEITHKRRVSALGPGGLSRERAGFEVRDVHFTHYGRLCTIETPEGPNIGLISSLCVYAKINKLGFIETPYLKMEKGKVKLNDAPVYLTAEEEEDKIIAQASTEIAKDGTILEAKMKARYLADYPIIEPEKVDLIDIAPNQIASIAASLIPFLEHDDANRALMGSNMMRQAVPLMNPEVPIVQTGLEAKVARDSRVLINAEGNGVVKYVDARQIIIEYERTDTDRIVSFEPDVRTYALSKFIRTNQNTCINLKPIVRKGQKVKKGDVLSEGYATRNGELALGINLTVAFMPWKGYNFEDAIVISERVARDDVFTSLHIEEFILEVRETKRGMEELTNDIPNVSAEATKDLDENGVIRVGAEVNEGDILIGKITPKGETDPTPEEKLLRAIFGDKAGDVKDASLKAPPSMKGVVVSTKLFSRVIRDKKSKTKEKDNLKTIEDEYQKNISDLKIKLVEKLMSLVDGKTSQGVYNNLKEEVISKKAKFTSKLLLGLDYTSVNPNKWTTDKDKNELIKMLLHNYNIKFREHLGIYNRNRFIETVGDDLPSGIVKLAKVYVAKKRKLKVGDKMAGRHGNKGIVARIVREEDMPFLEDGTPVDIVLNPLGVPSRMNLGQIYETVLGWAGKKLGMTFVSPIFDGATIEEINSYLVQAGLPENGRVYLYDGGTGTRFDQPATVGVIYMLKLHHLVDDKMHARSIGPYSLITQQPLGGKAQFGGQRFGEMEVWALEAFGAANILQEILTVKSDDVTGRAKAYESLVKGENMPTPGIPESFNVLVHELKGLGLNVTFEE
- the rplA gene encoding 50S ribosomal protein L1, translated to MANISKKRKESLKKVEKEKAYSLDEASKLVKEITTTTFDSSVDLDVRLGIDPRKSDQMVRGIVTLPHGTGKTIRVLVLCTPEKEEEAKNAGADFYGLDDYIAKIKEGWTDVDVIITMPNVMPKVGALGRILGPRGLMPNPKTGTVTMEVGKAVKEVKAGKIDFKVDKYGIIHASVGKASFDADKLAENSRELMQTILKLKPASAKGTYVRSIFMSSTMSLGIQIDPKSMA
- the rplJ gene encoding 50S ribosomal protein L10 gives rise to the protein MKKEEKNQVIEELAEVLKANKNLYITDISELNVEKTNELRRLCFKRDVQLRVVKNTLLRKAMEHTEKPYEPLFDILNGPTAIMLCESPNEPAKLIKDFRKKGVTKPVLKGALIDESIFIGHDQLDALISLKTKNELLGEIIGLLQSPLNNVMGALQSGGHTISGLVKTLSERPE
- the rplL gene encoding 50S ribosomal protein L7/L12, giving the protein MADIKTLAEQLVNLTVKEVNELAKVLKDEYGIEPAAAAVAIAAPAAGADGPVVEEQSKFDVILKNAGQAKLAVVKLVKELTSLGLKEAKELVDAAPKAIKEGVAKDEANALKSQLEEAGAEVEIK